CAAAATCCTCTCGAGTCTGTCTCGTTATGAAAGCTGAAGTGCAGGGCTGGAGACTAATGTATAGCTGCCCGGAAGTCCAAAAAACAGGCTGTATACACGTTGTTTACAGAGGAATATGCGAAATATACAATGCTATACAGGTCAAAACGTGGGAACACAGGGCTGGAGTGAAATAGAGGTGTTTGGAAGCAAAAAATACAGGAAACGGGGCTGATATGCAAGctgtatacactgatatacagcttgtgtatacaaaaacgggttttgtttaaaccccaaaaaagtagcgaatttggcccaagaaaggcccaaattcaattttctCCTTAcgctttaattatttaattgcgattacttattatttgttgtttaactctaactttagaaaattttaatttagttgaattccccaaaagatgaaccaTATTCCttatgttagtttattttaatgtaattaattttatcaactCTTATACTTATTCAAATACTTTTAGTCAAAACTTTCCACTTATCTTTAATTAGATTAAAATGATTTCTTGGTTTATCTACTAAGTCGGCTCGAATTGTTATTTCTAAAAAGTgatgtaaataaattttaattaatctaattttgttaaaatcCTAATTGACCGAGTTGTTTCAATTAAGNAAAATGCAGGAGGAAGGAGTAAAGCCTGACCTTGTGACATATAATACATTGATATATGGATTGTCTAAGTCGGGAAGGGTTAAAGATGCTAAGAAGTTTTTGAATGTTATGATGGAGGAAGGCCATGTTCCAGATGCAGTCACGTATACTTCGTTAATGAATGGGATGTGTAGAGAAGCAGATCCATTAGGGGCAGTGGCTTTGTTGGAGAAAATGGAAGCACGGGGCTGTGCTCCTAATTCGTGTACATATAATACATTGCTTCATGGGTTATGTAAGGGAAGATTGTTGGATAAGGGAATGAAACTGTATGATGTTATGAAGCAGAATAGTACGAAGCTTGAAACAGGATCTTATGGAACTTTTCTCAGAGCACTCTGTCGGAATGGCAGAGTAGCAGAAGCTTATGACGTTTTTGATTATGCAATAGAGAGCAAGAGTTTGACTGATGTTGCTGCGTACACAACATTGGAGAGTACTTTGAAGTGGCTTAAGAAGGCTAGAGAGCAGGGACTTGTCATTTGATCCCCATTGCTGGTATTCTGATTCATCTGAAGTGTTTTAGTTATTCATGGGCATTGTTAATCTTGCTTAGAGATTTGTCACTTCTCCAAGTGCTCCTCTATGAACTTAAGAAGTATAATCTTCTCATCATTTGATCCTTTTTATGTACTTTTTCATGTCATGAAATACACAGGAGTGTTTGAATTTATTATACATTTGGCAGGAAGTATGTGTCTGAATTAATTGTAAATATAACAGGAGTTCTCAAGCTAGAAGAGTATGGAACATTAACTATTTTCCAATCATTTAGAAAATTAACACTAAATTTCTCGTTGTATACAATACACCCTGCTGAGCTGGAACCTTTATTTGCATAAGATTGGATATGTATAAAGTCATCTTAGTGTCTTGAATTGTTTAGCACTTTACCCATTTTACATATGATATGATGGTGGTGTTTGGGCCTGCTTCCCCGCAACTCGACTATTTCATTCATTGGGTACCTGCTAAATCCCACTAGCATATGTACCGGTAATGAGATTTGAACTGGTCTCAATATTCTCCCCCACTTCCTACACTACTAAAgtcacacccttgggtgcttttttaatgttttatccTTGCTGCCATGAAAGATGAAAAAGTCAAACTTCAATATGATAGGAGGAAAACAGGTTTATTTtccatttattatttaaaatgtagttGTGTAATCAAGACTATTATGTTCCTACGGATCTGTCTATGTTATTACTCATGGTAGTTTGGGTCCTAAAATTTCTCAACTCTGAAGAAAGTACTTTTGACCTTTCTGTTCTCTCTTTTACTTGAAGTATCAGTGGAACAAGTGTAGAACACTCAATTGAACGAATGACTTGGGAGcgtttaaaaacatttactaaCTATACCTTGTCTAGTTGTGCGCTTATTTGGAATCTTTGAACTGAACATAGGTATAGCACCTAAAGATGTCTAATGAGGTCAATAACTGGCCTTTCAGGGAGCTGATTCATTACGCTAAGAGTTGGAATGGCAGGAAGTGATCCCAAGAGGTCGACTTCCATTTTAAGGCACAAGTCCGACTTGAAACTTTATTGAACTTTCTCCTAAATTTAAAAACCATCCTGTTATTGTGTATGTGTTATCAGAGATTGGAAGCACTTCACCATTAACTGAAGAAGGTTCCGTATATGCATGCAGCTGATGGCTAACTGGGCTGGTTAGAACGGTGCGGACCACAAGAAACAGGGTACATCATCCTGTATTGCTCCATTTCATGAACTTCGGCTTATGATTCTGTCACATGTTGATGTCCCTTGTTTTCATGGGATCTGCAAACAAGAAATCTTCTTGATTGTCTCTTGGTTTGTTTGCAGagcaatgatttttttaattcaaaatggcAATATGCATATACATGGTCATGGATAAGGTTCTATGCTCTGTATTTTCTGacactgaaaataacatgttctCTTTATTATCCTTAGGTTTCAGTGTACCAATTGGGTGTCTTGGTTCATCATCTTTATTTCTTATGATAATAAGGCAAATttatgacaaaaatataatatagttCATTTGTTCTGAACCACACTAACTCTAAGTAACCCTTGTTTGTTGTATGTCTAATGAGGTAAAAAGAGCTTTGAAAACTGAAGTTGTGATTGAATTAATGGCAAATGGTTCGTTCACTCAAGAAGCATGgagtatattatattttcctctGTTCCATTAGTCACCCAACAAATCGCCGCCCTCCTCCTTACCAAATCTTTATTTGTTCCTATGTAAATATAATCTTTAAACACAACCTCAGCACAGTTTCCAAGATACCATAATTTTCTATAACCTAAACTTATCCTTTGTCTACCCATTCCAAACAAATATACTAATTTTGACCAACATGGGTTTTGGTATCCCTCTATCCTTAATCAGATGTTTTAGGTTCGAGCCTTGAGTAATGAGTATGAAGGAAATCATGTTGGGAGTTTGCAATGCGTGATCCGGATTTAGTCGGAGATTCCAATGTGGGCACCGAACACCAAGTGGgaaaccaaatatatatatatacaaaaatgttATCCAGCTATATGATTCTTGTTCACCAAAAACCCTATACCTAGCTAGCTCTTGATCAATGCAACCGGTAACTAGGGCTGTTTAAGTGTTAACCAATAGAAATTTTCCAGATGCATGTAATGTCCAGAAACATGTACAATTCCCCatgtatgttttaaaaaaaactttaattcaaCTATACgattaaaatctaaaaaaaggGAATCTTGCAGAAAATTGTTGGAGAAAAACAAGGCATAGTACAGCTCTAGAGCACTCTCTATACTCAATGATTGAATTTAGAATTCATCCAATTAAGTAATGATTGTCAAAACGTTGCAAATTCTGAGGCCATAGAACGCAAGGAATAAAAAAGTATACTCTAACAAATTGCATATTGTTGGTTAATGACGTAACAAgattactaaaataaataaattattgccTAGGTTAATAGCTGTCACATCAAATTAATTCCAGGAAAAAAGGTCATGTACCTATAAATAAACTCTTgaatcatttattttgttacataaaaaaaaacaagtgagTCTTTCttccaaaacaaataaaaaaccaTGGCAATCTCATATAAATCTAAAAGTCTATTATTCCCTGTTAGATCTATTAGCTTGCCTACAAGATTACATCCTAATGGCCTAAAAATTGAAGATGAATTAAACAGGCTGAAAAACTCCGAAACGTCGTCATCGCATAGTGCAGATACAATTCAAGCTGGTATTGTTGGGCTTGTAGAATTATACAATTCATTTCAGGACCTAATTCAGTGTCCAAGCACACAAAAAGCTCTTATCCAACATCAAAATGGGAGTTTTGTAGAAGAGGCAATAGAAGGATCACTTGAGTTACTTGACTCATGTGCTACAAttagaaatttattttgtactattaaggaacaagtacgaCATCTTCAATCAGCGTTACGACGAAAAGGTGGAAATTCAAGCATCGAAAGAGACATTGGAAATTATTTTACCTtaaggaagaaaatgaaaaaggagaTTGGAAAAAACTTGAGGAAATTGAAACATATGGAGAACAGAGTTGGATCTTCTCTGTTTTTGGACATTGAACAACACTTTAGAGAAGTAACAGGAATAAGTATATCAGTTTTTAAAGCTCTTTTGGTATTTTTGTGCTACCAAGATACAAAATTTAAGCCTAGAGGATGGTCGATGATTTCGAAATTGATGATCACAAAATCAGGTTCTTGTCAAAGTAgacaattttttaatgaaatgggGAATGTTGATATAGCTCTTGGCGATCTTCGCGAAGAGATTAAGAGGAATGATGGTAAAGTTGATGTCAATATTGCACGAAGGAGATTAGAGATGCTTGATGAAAGTATAAAGGGATTTGAAGCTGGATTAGAAAGCTTGTATAAGCAATTGATCCAAACTAGAGTTTCATTTCTTAATGTTCTTGCACTTTAAGAACACATATTCTTTCTTGTACATATAAAAGAGTTTACCTATAGGTTATACACAAATTTTGTTATAGTGAAGATGAATAGTTGAGAAAAAGTTATAATTAAATCTTAACTTTGAGATACATCTTCTTGTTTTGTGTTTTATCTTTTTACCGTAACAAGTCTAAACTAATTAGTTTACTACTTCTTCTGTCTCAAATTATATGCCGCGATTCTCTTTTACATGACTAATTGTATATATGACGATTCCCAATTCAAGTTAGGACTATCCAAGCATGAATTGGTCACGGGCTAGTAATGATTTGTAGTCATCTCAGATGTATACCCAATCTATAACACAAATTATATAGTGTTTATACATTTCTaacttctattttattttattttaaaaattctttttaattctatttatttttaaaaatctgaaaaataaaactatatgGGGCTAACTTTCTATGGCTACGCCTCCATCTTTTAAAACACTTGATTAATGACAATCTTAGTTATATGATAACCCAATGATTAGAAAGATGATCTGAAAAAGGGGTTTAGGTTTTATATATCTTAAACTAgtactaataataatttatatgatGTTCCAGGATCCATGAATTTGAAAGTACTAATAATAATTGTCATCGATTCCTGCTGTAAAGCAAATAAATTGTGTACTGATTATTGGAATAATTAGATAGATATTTAGCCAGCAGTGCTTCAGATTTGGTTAATGTATAATCAAAATACAATGAATTAAGCTCAaataattatcaataaattaaacCACATGCATGAATTGCGTTGgttgttttaataatttgtaACCATTTGAGTAGAatccttaattattattttgaccTGCTAAAGGACAATGTCTTGTACGATTATGTGAGATTGAATTGCCATAGACAAAACTGTAGAAGACAAGatcttttttgtttaattattttctagTCTTCTGGAGAATACAATTAGCAATGTACTTAATTAgtacaagactaatttatgaaaaaacacATGATAATGACGATCACATGGGAACAAGATGATCATTGTTGATAAAACATGTTCAATTATTTCAGCTTCTCTTGTCCAAATTAAGGTTCATGGATTTACGATGAATGCTGCATCATTAGTCttaattatatgaatttatcTAGGAGGAATAATTGATTGGAGGGACAAGAAAATGATTACACAATTTAGTGTGATCAATCCTAACATTGAACCTGATCATATGTACAAAATCGTATCTTTGTAAATCCACTTCCATCAGCCAGGTGGGTTGTTAGATAAAAACGTACGTATTTCATTTCATTGACATCTGAAATAGATCTAAACGGTTGTAATATGGTGTTCATCTTGAGTATCCTTCATCCACTAGGGATGAGAGATTTTGTTTCCTTATATGGACTATGATAATCGTCATCctatgagctagcttttgagttAAGTTAGACTGAAAGattcatttcttatattttataatgACAATTAATGGAGGGTCGGAGGCACCTTATGGctttgtcaaaaataaattcattcaCTTTATAGACACATAAAAAAAGTAgtagtataaaatataaaaagagaaaatggagtATATCTCCATCCCTTAGGACAGTAATGAGAATAAGCAGAATTTTTCAGTGATGGATCTGATCTTTCTGAAATAAATTAGGCCGATCATGAAATAGGAATTTAAATTAATGTAGTGTGTCACCTGAAG
The Solanum stenotomum isolate F172 chromosome 12, ASM1918654v1, whole genome shotgun sequence DNA segment above includes these coding regions:
- the LOC125847432 gene encoding pentatricopeptide repeat-containing protein At2g17670-like encodes the protein MQEEGVKPDLVTYNTLIYGLSKSGRVKDAKKFLNVMMEEGHVPDAVTYTSLMNGMCREADPLGAVALLEKMEARGCAPNSCTYNTLLHGLCKGRLLDKGMKLYDVMKQNSTKLETGSYGTFLRALCRNGRVAEAYDVFDYAIESKSLTDVAAYTTLESTLKWLKKAREQGLVI
- the LOC125848819 gene encoding uncharacterized protein LOC125848819 yields the protein MAISYKSKSLLFPVRSISLPTRLHPNGLKIEDELNRLKNSETSSSHSADTIQAGIVGLVELYNSFQDLIQCPSTQKALIQHQNGSFVEEAIEGSLELLDSCATIRNLFCTIKEQVRHLQSALRRKGGNSSIERDIGNYFTLRKKMKKEIGKNLRKLKHMENRVGSSLFLDIEQHFREVTGISISVFKALLVFLCYQDTKFKPRGWSMISKLMITKSGSCQSRQFFNEMGNVDIALGDLREEIKRNDGKVDVNIARRRLEMLDESIKGFEAGLESLYKQLIQTRVSFLNVLAL